In a single window of the Phycisphaerales bacterium genome:
- the hypD gene encoding hydrogenase formation protein HypD, translating into MTASSASLRDEIHTLAEQLDRRVGVMEVCGTHTVSIFRTGLRTMLPPQVRLISGPGCPVCVTAQRHIDAALDLAAQPGITLATYGDMLRVPGRKGSLERLRAAGADVRIVNSARTALELALALPDRQVVFLAVGFETTAPATAATVRAAAGREIGNFSVLSFHKLIVPAMLALLAEEQRSAGGQAASTNGGLAGFLAPGHVSVIIGAAAYAPVCAQYHRPVVVTGFEPPTVLAGLAAVLRQLVANRAEVENAYSVAVTAAGNTVARALLQEVFTAEDTPWRALGTIPQSGLGLGAAWRRFDALERFGLTLGTDEEHPLCRCGEVITGRVEPPECPAFSERCHPLDPLGPCMVSSEGTCAAWYKYHRVGGVRATS; encoded by the coding sequence GTGACCGCCTCCAGCGCGTCGCTGCGGGACGAGATCCATACACTCGCCGAGCAACTGGACCGGCGTGTCGGGGTGATGGAAGTCTGCGGAACCCACACCGTCTCGATCTTCCGCACCGGCTTGCGCACCATGCTACCACCACAGGTTCGCCTGATCAGTGGTCCGGGCTGCCCCGTGTGTGTCACCGCGCAACGGCACATCGACGCCGCCCTCGACCTCGCCGCGCAGCCGGGCATCACCCTGGCCACCTATGGCGATATGTTGCGCGTTCCGGGTCGCAAGGGCTCCCTCGAACGCCTGCGCGCCGCGGGCGCCGATGTCCGCATTGTCAACTCGGCCCGCACGGCACTCGAACTCGCGCTGGCACTGCCCGACCGGCAAGTCGTCTTCCTCGCGGTCGGCTTCGAGACCACCGCGCCGGCCACAGCGGCCACGGTACGGGCAGCGGCCGGACGGGAGATCGGCAACTTCTCTGTTCTGAGCTTCCACAAGTTGATCGTGCCGGCGATGCTGGCGCTGCTCGCGGAGGAACAGCGGAGTGCAGGCGGACAAGCGGCATCGACGAACGGTGGCCTGGCCGGTTTCCTTGCACCAGGGCACGTCAGCGTCATCATCGGCGCGGCGGCCTATGCACCGGTCTGTGCGCAGTACCACCGGCCGGTTGTCGTCACCGGCTTTGAGCCCCCGACGGTGCTGGCTGGCCTGGCCGCGGTGTTGCGGCAGCTCGTGGCGAACCGCGCGGAGGTCGAGAACGCCTACTCGGTCGCGGTCACCGCGGCCGGCAATACCGTCGCGCGCGCGCTGCTCCAGGAAGTGTTCACCGCCGAGGACACCCCGTGGCGCGCCCTTGGCACCATCCCGCAAAGCGGGCTCGGGCTCGGTGCTGCCTGGCGGCGTTTCGATGCCTTGGAGCGGTTCGGCCTGACGCTGGGCACGGATGAAGAGCACCCGTTATGCCGCTGCGGCGAGGTCATCACCGGCCGGGTCGAGCCACCCGAGTGCCCGGCCTTTAGCGAACGGTGCCATCCGCTCGATCCCCTCGGGCCCTGCATGGTGAGCAGCGAAGGGACCTGCGCCGCCTGGTACAAGTATCATCGCGTGGGCGGCGTGAGGGCGACCTCGTGA
- the hypE gene encoding hydrogenase expression/formation protein HypE: MKGGAGTTDPYDRIVVAHGGGGELTARLLQRHVLPPLANALLDRLEDSAAISPPPAAAGQELVFTTDSYVVTPIEFPGGDIGRLAVAGTVNDLAVMGATPQALSLGLILEEGLPLTTLDRIMASIAATAREAGVQVVTGDTKVIERRFRNIESSSAAADDDQPPGTTAGLLINTAGIGWRPTDVHPMASRVQPGDRILINGPIAEHGLAIMSVRAGLEFTSPLRSDVAPLHAILAAAFATGGVRFARDATRGGLAGVLADLCAASGWNVEVDEARIPLTPAARHAAELLGLDPLTVANEGKCVVVVAPDAAAAVLDAWRALPRGRNAADIGRLTDMQPPLAELITRAGGRRIIQRPYGEELPRIC, encoded by the coding sequence GTGAAAGGCGGGGCGGGCACCACGGATCCGTATGACCGCATCGTCGTGGCCCACGGGGGCGGGGGCGAACTGACGGCCCGCCTGCTCCAGCGCCATGTGCTCCCGCCGCTGGCGAATGCACTCCTCGACCGCCTTGAGGACAGTGCGGCAATCTCACCTCCGCCCGCGGCGGCCGGGCAGGAACTGGTGTTCACCACGGACTCCTACGTGGTCACGCCGATCGAATTTCCCGGTGGCGACATCGGCCGGCTCGCGGTGGCCGGCACGGTGAATGACCTTGCCGTCATGGGTGCGACCCCACAGGCGCTGAGTCTCGGGCTGATCCTCGAAGAAGGGCTGCCGCTCACCACGCTCGACCGGATCATGGCGAGCATCGCGGCAACCGCGCGCGAAGCCGGCGTACAGGTCGTTACCGGCGATACCAAGGTCATCGAGCGCCGCTTCCGGAATATCGAATCCAGTAGCGCGGCGGCCGACGACGACCAGCCCCCGGGCACTACGGCCGGACTGCTGATCAACACCGCCGGAATCGGCTGGCGGCCGACAGACGTCCACCCCATGGCGAGCCGCGTGCAACCGGGCGACCGCATTCTGATCAACGGACCCATCGCGGAGCACGGCCTCGCCATCATGTCGGTGCGCGCCGGGCTGGAATTCACCTCGCCGCTGCGCAGCGACGTGGCGCCGCTGCACGCGATCCTTGCGGCGGCCTTCGCGACCGGCGGGGTGCGCTTCGCACGCGACGCGACCCGCGGCGGTCTCGCGGGCGTGCTGGCGGACCTGTGTGCGGCGAGCGGCTGGAACGTCGAGGTTGACGAGGCCCGGATTCCGCTGACGCCGGCCGCGCGCCATGCGGCCGAGTTGCTCGGGTTGGATCCGCTGACCGTCGCGAACGAAGGCAAATGCGTCGTCGTGGTCGCACCGGACGCCGCCGCCGCGGTGCTCGACGCCTGGCGCGCGCTGCCGCGCGGGCGAAACGCGGCCGACATCGGCCGCCTGACGGACATGCAACCCCCACTCGCCGAGCTCATCACGCGGGCCGGCGGGCGGCGCATCATCCAGCGACCCTACGGCGAAGAACTGCCGCGCATCTGCTAA
- a CDS encoding hydrogenase maturation nickel metallochaperone HypA, with protein MHEVTIAMQVLAQVLALAARERLLHIAEIELVCGARRQIVPAALQTAFEVVSENTVAAAARLILHEEPLRARCNGCATEFAPEIDDYLCRTCGAADVTFVAGDDIVLAAVVADQATAGDGSSA; from the coding sequence GTGCACGAAGTCACGATTGCCATGCAGGTGTTGGCGCAGGTGCTGGCACTGGCGGCGCGTGAGCGGCTCCTACATATCGCCGAAATCGAACTGGTGTGCGGCGCGCGGCGGCAGATTGTGCCCGCGGCGCTCCAGACCGCGTTCGAGGTCGTAAGCGAGAACACCGTGGCGGCCGCGGCGCGGCTGATTCTGCACGAAGAGCCGCTGCGAGCACGTTGCAACGGCTGCGCCACGGAGTTCGCCCCGGAAATCGACGACTACCTGTGCCGCACATGCGGCGCGGCGGATGTGACGTTCGTCGCCGGCGACGATATCGTGCTGGCAGCGGTCGTCGCGGATCAGGCCACGGCGGGCGACGGGAGCAGCGCGTGA
- the hypB gene encoding hydrogenase nickel incorporation protein HypB gives MKIQVVESVLKADAAAAANNRARFTAAGVLAVNVMSAPGSGKTTLLQQTLTALGPARCAVLVGDLQTTRDAERLGVTGSAVTQINTGRGCHLSPAQVAAGLDTLTLAGIEYVFIENVGNMVCPAAHDLGEQRRAVLLSVPEGDDKVAKYPTLFQPADVILLTKTDLLSVVEFNRAIVLADLARINTHAPLIECAPKSGAGLAPWLTWLRAARAAI, from the coding sequence GTGAAGATCCAGGTGGTGGAGAGTGTGCTGAAAGCCGATGCCGCCGCAGCGGCGAACAACCGGGCGCGCTTTACCGCGGCAGGTGTCCTGGCGGTGAACGTGATGAGCGCGCCAGGCAGCGGCAAAACGACGTTGCTGCAGCAAACGCTTACAGCGCTGGGACCGGCACGGTGTGCCGTGTTGGTGGGTGACCTGCAAACCACGCGCGACGCAGAGCGGCTCGGTGTCACAGGCAGCGCCGTCACGCAGATCAACACGGGCCGCGGGTGTCACCTGTCTCCGGCGCAGGTCGCCGCCGGACTCGACACTTTGACACTTGCCGGCATCGAGTATGTCTTCATCGAGAACGTCGGGAACATGGTTTGTCCCGCGGCGCACGACCTCGGCGAGCAGCGGCGCGCGGTACTGCTGAGTGTGCCCGAGGGTGATGACAAAGTCGCGAAGTACCCGACACTCTTCCAACCCGCCGACGTGATCCTGCTCACCAAGACCGATCTGCTCAGCGTGGTGGAGTTCAACCGGGCGATCGTGCTCGCAGACCTCGCCCGGATCAATACACACGCTCCGCTCATCGAGTGCGCACCGAAATCCGGGGCGGGCCTCGCACCGTGGCTGACGTGGCTGCGCGCCGCGCGTGCCGCGATATGA
- a CDS encoding deoxyhypusine synthase family protein, protein MPTHEEHDKSRGNDRLSDGWSHQFKPLNPIDVTQTATASELLAAMSRTAFSGRSLGEAADILVEMAKDPDCFVVLTLSGAMTIAKQGLLITEMIDQGLVHAVVSTGALMCHGLIEQSGHTHFRHDPHWSDEQLYDAGYCRVYDTLELEANLEEAAVIMQHVLEQLPPGTPVGSHELNWRIGDYVRQQHQGRGILQSAAAKQVPVYVPGFTDSELGLDVYVHNQIAAEHGRPPVQIDLLRDIHDYYARCCAAKRLGIVTIGGGVPRNWAQQVGPLGEILDRRTAGKFGAFLRFQYAIRICPEPVHWGGLSGCTYSEGVSWGKFVSEKEGGRHAEVYADATLVWPLLLRGVLERLGRV, encoded by the coding sequence ATGCCCACGCATGAGGAGCACGATAAGTCGCGCGGGAACGACCGCCTTTCCGATGGTTGGTCGCACCAGTTCAAACCACTCAACCCGATCGACGTCACCCAGACCGCCACCGCCTCCGAACTGCTCGCCGCCATGAGCCGGACCGCCTTCAGCGGCCGCAGTCTCGGTGAGGCGGCTGACATCCTGGTTGAAATGGCCAAGGATCCGGACTGCTTCGTCGTACTGACGCTGTCGGGCGCCATGACCATTGCCAAGCAGGGCCTGCTGATCACCGAGATGATCGACCAGGGCCTCGTGCATGCCGTGGTGAGCACCGGCGCGCTGATGTGCCACGGGCTGATCGAGCAGAGCGGACACACACACTTCCGCCACGATCCGCACTGGTCGGATGAGCAGCTTTATGACGCGGGCTATTGCCGGGTATACGACACGCTCGAACTGGAGGCGAACCTCGAAGAGGCCGCCGTCATCATGCAGCATGTGCTCGAACAGTTGCCCCCGGGGACCCCGGTCGGCAGTCACGAATTGAATTGGCGCATCGGCGATTATGTGCGTCAGCAGCACCAGGGGCGCGGCATCCTGCAGTCGGCCGCGGCCAAACAGGTCCCGGTCTACGTGCCGGGTTTCACGGATAGCGAATTGGGGCTGGACGTCTACGTTCACAATCAGATCGCGGCGGAGCACGGTCGGCCGCCCGTGCAGATCGACCTCCTGCGGGACATCCACGACTACTACGCGCGGTGCTGTGCCGCGAAGCGCCTGGGGATCGTGACGATCGGCGGCGGCGTGCCGCGCAACTGGGCACAACAGGTCGGCCCACTCGGTGAAATCCTGGATCGCCGCACGGCGGGGAAGTTTGGCGCATTTCTGCGATTCCAGTACGCGATTCGCATCTGCCCGGAGCCGGTCCATTGGGGCGGGCTGTCGGGCTGTACCTATTCCGAAGGCGTGTCGTGGGGCAAGTTCGTCTCGGAGAAAGAGGGCGGTCGGCACGCAGAGGTTTACGCCGACGCGACGCTGGTGTGGCCGCTGCTCCTGCGCGGCGTGCTGGAGCGGCTGGGCCGCGTGTAG
- a CDS encoding phosphoribosylaminoimidazolesuccinocarboxamide synthase yields MTSTSTPLHKTDLPELANRGKVRDVYNLGGKLMIVATDRVSAFDVVMDQPVPGKGILLTELSRFWLETLSACQPHHLEYVVSDERVPASYEPYVAQLRGRAMVVKRVEILPIECIVRGYIAGSGWKEYQQRGTICGIELPPGLRKSEQLPEPIFTPTTKATVGHDEAVTWAQAEEILDSFLTQKRSRPGGARELLAQVRDRSLAIYRQAADYAAARGLLLADTKFEFGLFNGELLLADEVLTPDSSRFWPTDRYEVGVDQTSFDKQVLRDYLETLAWNKQPPPPPLPPDVIAKLQAAYEDAYRRLTA; encoded by the coding sequence ATGACGTCGACATCGACCCCGTTGCACAAGACCGATCTCCCCGAGCTCGCCAACCGCGGAAAGGTTCGGGACGTTTACAACCTCGGCGGCAAACTCATGATCGTCGCGACCGATCGCGTCTCCGCTTTCGACGTTGTCATGGATCAGCCCGTCCCCGGTAAGGGCATCCTCCTGACGGAGCTTAGCCGCTTCTGGCTCGAGACTTTGTCGGCTTGCCAACCGCACCACCTCGAATACGTCGTCTCCGACGAGCGTGTCCCCGCGTCCTACGAACCGTATGTCGCACAACTTCGTGGCCGGGCCATGGTGGTCAAACGTGTCGAGATTCTTCCCATCGAGTGCATCGTCCGGGGCTACATCGCGGGCAGTGGCTGGAAGGAGTACCAGCAGCGGGGCACCATCTGCGGAATCGAGCTGCCGCCCGGTCTTCGCAAGAGCGAACAGCTCCCGGAGCCCATCTTCACGCCGACGACCAAGGCCACGGTGGGCCACGACGAAGCGGTCACCTGGGCGCAGGCGGAGGAGATCCTCGATTCCTTTCTTACTCAGAAGCGCAGCCGACCCGGTGGTGCCCGCGAGCTGCTTGCGCAGGTCCGTGACCGCTCGCTCGCGATCTACCGCCAGGCCGCCGATTACGCCGCCGCCCGCGGCCTGCTGCTGGCGGATACCAAGTTTGAATTCGGACTCTTCAATGGCGAATTGCTGCTTGCGGATGAGGTGCTCACTCCGGATTCATCACGTTTCTGGCCGACCGACCGCTACGAAGTCGGGGTCGATCAGACCAGCTTCGACAAGCAGGTGCTGCGCGATTACCTCGAAACCCTTGCCTGGAACAAGCAGCCACCCCCGCCCCCACTGCCGCCGGACGTGATCGCGAAGCTGCAGGCCGCGTACGAGGATGCTTATCGTCGCCTGACGGCCTGA
- a CDS encoding DUF4091 domain-containing protein codes for MSARVARALGAGDRSCSAQVRILRALVAMVLFGVGGCVGPGPRGVTCWLVDGGEELTLSTPPQPENEIFSASAGELRLTAALNEILGVQLALRTNAPPAGPFDVRVSDLISISGRLPANRTWRLYRAQLTRIEQFRNWYPVHTGQPALPTLVPDVLVPWNAPRGGGPVVLTEPRNELVWLDLRVPPTATPGDYRGRLEVVATGDGTVVFQCEVRLEVLPVLLPSTRSLPVVCRIDPRDLLTRQLGWPRTSAEDTRILPELPLHEPARRLVDATMALFQEHRTNPVLWASFPRFRLLDERRVEVRWAEYDALVEGWLTGRAFEDRVPLDVWPVPASSAHPAAERFDGLDSPRYARVLSAYLAECERHFANRRWPARLLFRPLPPTVLSLETVARVRRFGGIQQQSETQLPLVAHLPARSLRGLGWHEAPAIDVEGVSIWAPPANWYEPEAVQAERNLGREGWLLPAWPPYSPTTEVGSVANDPRVLAWQAYRYGCEGIWLEHAAEFEGRSGPATALEPWRGGALVYPGADYGLRETPVPSVRLKRLRRGLQDYELLRLLEENGKPLLAQTLAGHVQRWAFTDACLDNLSTTRDSGWPRETWVLGLARRLMLAELAGTFTPDPATRQRQIQNLAQWSALMSRAEQVRVRIDGVRLHTQAGALRATALASVLNLTNRPWEARWTLSSAPPGWRITEELRTAVEPGGRRAVPIPLELTAFPYHVDGVYPCEFTLESAALGQLRVPARLAVATAQAVTDPPHIDGQLSDWPLGTSNTLGDFRLTRPSEPNSASRAARPTLPTQAFFAFDADHLYIAVRCALRPGEPPLWRADNRIELDGTTPWGQDVVEILLDPRGVATGTSGDVYCLQLKPSGLLLATRGCRTEPPMGRAEFWPTGARAAVAIERDAWIVELALPFEAFGPAGRRAQLWGANVTRLDARRGEYSTWSGTQGNVYSPATLGNLILPSP; via the coding sequence ATGAGCGCGCGGGTTGCACGGGCCCTTGGAGCCGGCGACCGTTCGTGCTCTGCACAGGTTCGCATCCTGCGAGCGCTGGTCGCAATGGTCCTCTTCGGAGTCGGCGGCTGCGTTGGGCCGGGGCCACGGGGTGTGACCTGTTGGCTTGTCGATGGTGGCGAGGAGCTCACGCTTAGCACGCCACCGCAACCGGAGAACGAGATCTTCTCCGCCAGCGCGGGCGAATTGCGACTCACGGCGGCACTGAATGAGATCCTCGGTGTGCAACTGGCCCTGCGCACGAACGCGCCACCCGCGGGCCCGTTCGATGTCCGCGTCAGCGATCTCATCAGCATCAGTGGGCGGCTGCCAGCCAACCGTACCTGGCGACTTTATCGTGCACAACTCACACGGATCGAGCAATTCCGCAACTGGTATCCGGTGCATACGGGTCAACCGGCGCTTCCAACACTGGTCCCGGACGTGCTCGTCCCGTGGAATGCCCCGCGCGGCGGCGGTCCGGTCGTGCTCACCGAACCGCGGAATGAACTGGTGTGGCTCGACCTGCGTGTGCCGCCGACGGCTACGCCGGGAGACTACCGCGGCCGGCTGGAGGTCGTGGCGACCGGTGATGGCACGGTTGTATTCCAGTGTGAAGTGCGGCTCGAGGTGCTGCCCGTCCTGTTGCCGAGCACGCGCAGTCTGCCGGTAGTATGCCGGATCGATCCGCGCGATCTGCTGACGCGACAACTGGGCTGGCCACGAACCTCCGCCGAGGATACGCGCATCCTGCCCGAGTTGCCGTTACACGAACCGGCGCGGCGCCTCGTGGATGCGACCATGGCGCTGTTCCAGGAGCACCGCACCAATCCGGTTCTGTGGGCGTCATTCCCGCGTTTCCGCCTGTTGGACGAGCGACGCGTCGAGGTGCGCTGGGCCGAATATGACGCGCTCGTGGAGGGCTGGCTCACCGGTCGGGCATTCGAGGACCGTGTGCCATTGGACGTGTGGCCGGTGCCGGCCAGCAGCGCGCACCCGGCCGCAGAACGTTTCGACGGACTCGACAGCCCGCGCTACGCGCGCGTGCTGTCCGCGTACCTGGCCGAATGCGAGCGACACTTCGCGAACCGCAGATGGCCCGCACGACTGCTCTTCCGCCCGCTGCCGCCGACCGTTCTATCGCTGGAGACGGTCGCGCGCGTGCGGCGCTTCGGCGGCATTCAGCAGCAGAGCGAGACGCAGCTGCCACTCGTGGCGCACCTGCCGGCGCGGTCGCTGCGCGGGCTCGGGTGGCACGAAGCACCGGCGATCGACGTGGAGGGGGTGAGCATCTGGGCGCCACCGGCGAACTGGTATGAACCCGAAGCCGTCCAAGCCGAACGCAACCTCGGTCGGGAGGGCTGGCTGCTACCGGCGTGGCCGCCTTACAGCCCCACGACCGAGGTCGGCTCGGTGGCCAACGACCCGCGCGTGCTTGCGTGGCAGGCGTACCGCTACGGTTGCGAAGGCATCTGGCTGGAGCACGCCGCGGAGTTCGAGGGTCGCAGCGGCCCCGCGACGGCCCTGGAACCCTGGCGTGGTGGGGCACTCGTGTACCCCGGCGCGGATTACGGCCTGCGTGAGACCCCGGTGCCATCGGTCCGCTTGAAGCGGCTGCGTCGTGGCTTGCAGGACTACGAGCTATTACGGCTGTTAGAGGAAAACGGGAAACCGCTCCTTGCACAAACGCTCGCAGGACACGTGCAGCGCTGGGCCTTCACGGACGCGTGCCTGGACAACCTCAGCACGACGCGCGACAGCGGGTGGCCACGGGAAACCTGGGTGCTGGGTCTCGCACGGCGGCTGATGCTGGCTGAACTGGCGGGCACCTTCACGCCGGACCCCGCGACCCGGCAGCGGCAGATTCAGAATCTCGCGCAATGGAGCGCGTTGATGAGCCGCGCCGAGCAGGTACGCGTCCGCATCGACGGAGTGCGACTACACACGCAAGCGGGAGCCCTGCGGGCGACCGCCCTCGCGAGCGTGCTTAACCTGACAAACCGGCCGTGGGAGGCCCGCTGGACATTGTCATCAGCGCCACCCGGCTGGCGTATCACCGAGGAGCTGCGCACAGCAGTGGAACCGGGGGGACGACGAGCGGTACCCATTCCGCTCGAGCTGACGGCGTTTCCCTACCACGTCGACGGGGTCTACCCCTGCGAGTTCACACTGGAATCGGCAGCACTCGGCCAATTGCGTGTGCCGGCGCGGCTCGCGGTCGCCACCGCCCAGGCCGTCACGGACCCGCCGCACATCGATGGACAACTCTCCGACTGGCCACTGGGGACCAGCAACACGCTCGGCGACTTCCGCCTGACACGGCCGAGTGAGCCCAACAGCGCGTCGCGCGCCGCTCGTCCAACCCTGCCCACGCAGGCCTTCTTCGCATTTGATGCGGATCACCTCTACATTGCCGTGCGGTGCGCTTTGCGGCCGGGCGAGCCGCCGCTCTGGCGCGCGGACAATCGGATCGAACTCGATGGCACCACACCTTGGGGCCAGGACGTGGTGGAGATCCTGCTGGATCCACGCGGGGTGGCGACCGGCACAAGCGGCGATGTGTACTGTCTCCAATTGAAGCCGAGCGGCCTGCTGCTCGCGACACGCGGCTGCCGCACGGAGCCACCGATGGGCCGGGCTGAATTCTGGCCGACCGGAGCGCGAGCGGCGGTTGCGATCGAGCGCGACGCCTGGATCGTGGAGCTCGCGTTGCCATTCGAGGCCTTCGGACCCGCCGGACGCCGCGCGCAGCTTTGGGGGGCCAACGTCACGCGTCTCGATGCGCGGCGCGGAGAATATTCGACGTGGTCGGGCACCCAGGGCAACGTGTACTCACCCGCCACTCTCGGCAACCTGATCCTGCCATCGCCCTAG
- a CDS encoding methyltransferase domain-containing protein, with product MADSVGTVSPPAAASALVLDAARVQFDKWALSYDRSLLNELVFFPTIRACQEEILRWHAARGGGDFSVLDVGCGTGRFVNLLAAFPAAKRLVGLDYSPVMVAQLREKIAASPHGAKVEAIEGDSEHLPFPPHPSTC from the coding sequence ATGGCTGATTCAGTAGGTACCGTCTCTCCGCCGGCGGCCGCAAGCGCCCTCGTACTCGATGCCGCCCGTGTGCAGTTCGACAAGTGGGCCCTGAGCTACGATCGATCACTGCTCAATGAGCTGGTATTCTTCCCCACGATCCGCGCGTGCCAGGAAGAGATTCTGCGCTGGCATGCGGCGCGGGGCGGTGGGGATTTCTCGGTGCTCGACGTGGGCTGCGGCACCGGCCGCTTCGTGAACCTGCTGGCAGCATTTCCAGCGGCGAAGCGGCTCGTGGGACTCGACTACTCACCTGTGATGGTTGCGCAATTGCGCGAGAAGATCGCGGCCTCGCCGCACGGCGCGAAGGTCGAGGCCATCGAAGGCGATTCGGAGCACCTCCCCTTCCCGCCGCATCCTTCGACGTGCTGA